In the Limanda limanda chromosome 10, fLimLim1.1, whole genome shotgun sequence genome, one interval contains:
- the igbp1 gene encoding immunoglobulin-binding protein 1, producing MAECENNHDNRQPPNLDTQRPNLSELLDRGWKIFEEVDSTNLPLGSSSIQVGVKRGIGMLEEASIMVAQLDLFSRNEELEEVATAELKYLLLPALLGALTMKQTSRDKRLQIVQTARAYFMDFLKRCKEYNISHFKIPTSAEKDPSCVDAPEDGSTAAKSVPCPSDLVAMAAQRQSKIERYRQKKELETRLSHLRPAVDSGLDDDDVNRDFYLLNIQRWVTVCLEEIESIDQEVEILNKMDVLKHSAAKQPTQPDRHPMKPFILTKNALQAQVFGPGYPSLPTMTVDDWYEQHRKHGVLPDQAISKRDDDANATEREEEEKEKKAEQDDEESLLKARNWDEWRDAHRRGYGNRHNMG from the exons ATGGCGGAATGTGAAAACAACCACGACAACAGACAGCCGCCCAATTTAGATACCCAGCGTCCTAATTTATCCGAGCTGCTAGACCGTGGGTGGAAGATATTCGAAGAGGTGGACAGTACCAACCTTCCCCTGGGCTCTAGCAGCATCCAGGTGGGAGTGAAACGCGGCATTGGTATGTTAGAAGAAGCATCCATAATGGTGGCTCAGCTCGACCTGTTCAGTCGTaacgaggagctggaggaggtcgCCACAGCGGAACTGAAGTATCTATTGTTGCCCGCTCTCCTAGGAGCTCTTACCATGAAGCAGACCAGCAGAGACAAACGACTTCAAATAGTCCAGACAGCCCGAGCTTACTTCATGGACTTCCTAAAGAGATGTAAAGAGTATAATATATCACACTTTAAAATACCAACGTCGGCGGAGAAAGACCCTAGTTGTGTCGACGCTCCAGAAGATGGATCTACTGCGGCCAAG TCTGTCCCCTGCCCATCAGAcctggttgccatggcagcacAAAGACAAAGTAAGATCGAGCGGTACCGTCAGAAGAAGGAGCTGGAAACCAGACTGTCACACTTACGACCAGCCGTAGATAGCGGACTGGACGACGATGATGTCAACAGAGATTTTTACCTTCTGAATATCCAGAGATGGGTGACCGTGTGTCTGGAGGAAATCGAGAGTATTGATCAGGAGGTGGAGATACTCAACAAGATGGATGTTCTAAAGCACAGTGCTGCCAAGCAACCAACTCAGCCGGACAGGCATCCCATGAAACCATTCATCCTCACCAAGAATGCTTTACAG GCTCAGGTTTTCGGGCCTGGCTACCCGAGCCTTCCCACTATGACAGTAGATGACTGGTATGAACAGCACAGGAAACATGGAGTACTGCCTGATCAGGCAATATCCAAGAGGGATGACGATGCTAATGCaacagagagggaagaagaagaaaaagagaaaaaagctgAACAGGATGATGAAGAGTCTCTGCTGAAAGCCAGAAACtgggatgagtggagagacgcTCATCGCAGAGGTTATGGAAATCGCCACAACATGGGCTAA